A genomic region of Pelodiscus sinensis isolate JC-2024 chromosome 1, ASM4963464v1, whole genome shotgun sequence contains the following coding sequences:
- the LOC102457426 gene encoding olfactory receptor 52L1-like, whose protein sequence is MLDFNTTDITSPSTFILLGIPGLEASHGWISIPFSVMYIIALLGNFTILFVVKTEPSLHGPMYYFLCMLAFSDLVLSTSILPKMLSIFWFKSREIDFGACLTQMYFVHSFSAIESGIFVAMALDRYVAICHPLRHSTILTNPVVATIGLAVALRGVMLMLPFPLLVRQWPYCRTNIISHSYCEHFAVVKLACTDIRVSSYYSLSVAFSVTGLDVFFIAVSYTQILRDIFRLPTKDAQLKTFGTCSSHLCVILTFYIPGLFSFLTHRVGHNVPPQFHIIFASVYLLVPPMLHPIIYGVRTRQIQERLLWIVTHKRM, encoded by the coding sequence ATGTTAGATTTCAACACAACCGACATCACcagcccctccaccttcatcctgctgggcatccctggcctggaggccTCGCATGGCTGGATCTCCATCCCATTCTCTGTCATGTACATCATAGCCCTCTTGGGGAATTTCACCATCCTGTTCGTTGTGAAGacagagccgagcctccatggacccatgtactatttcctctgcatgctggctttCAGTGACCTGGTCCTGTCTACATCCATCCTGCCTAAAATGTTGAGCATTTTCTGGTTCAAatccagggagatcgattttggtgcctgcctcacccagatgtacttCGTTCACTCCTTCTCAGCTATcgagtctgggatcttcgtggccatggcgttggatcgctacgtggccatctgccatcccctgcgacattccaccatcctgacaaacccgGTTGTGGCCACGATTGGCCTGGCTGTTGCACTGCGTGGCGTCATGCTCATGCTGCCCTTTCCCTTACTGGtgaggcagtggccatattgcagaactaACATCATCAGCCATTCATACTGTGAGCACTTcgccgtggtgaagctggcctgcacTGACATCCGTGTCAGTAGTTATTACAGCCTTTCTGTGGCATTTTCTGTCACTGGTCTGGACGTGTTTTTCATTGCTGTGTCCTATACCCAGATCCTCAGGGACATCTTCAGACTCCCCACAAAAGATGCCcagctcaagacttttgggacctgcagctcccacctgtgTGTCATCTTAACCTTCTACATTCCAGgtcttttctccttcctcacacaccGGGTTGGCCACAATGTACCCCCACAGTTCCACATAATCTTTGCCAGTGTGTACCTCCTGGTTCCCCCCATGCTacaccccatcatctatggggtgaggaccaGACAAATCCAGGAGAGGCTGCTATGGATCGTTACTCATAAAAGAATGTAA